In Rhipicephalus microplus isolate Deutch F79 chromosome 9, USDA_Rmic, whole genome shotgun sequence, one genomic interval encodes:
- the LOC142771907 gene encoding uncharacterized protein LOC142771907 isoform X1 yields MDDYKERQRRSRDPKYLFGIPGISAAVQTHAPPAVSSSKASTRAANTSDPGETRSSTSNNNSSWLAKQQNHRSSLSKSTSFVASSGDSAHSASRSRSLNEQQGPSNDSSSGQPSRHASRRHSHHHHEQQPHQPPPSLIDSQYKHSSASSSSAGAGANNGHLFRSLEDSSHPHH; encoded by the exons ATGGATGACTACAAGGAGAGGCAGCGGCGGTCGCGTGACCCCAAGTACCTGTTCGGCATTCCGGGAATCAGTGCGGCCGTGCAGACTCACGCGCCACCTGCCGTTAGCAGCAGCAAGGCATCCACGCGGGCTGCCAACACCTCTG ATCCCGGAGAAACGAGGAGTAGCACCAGCAATAACAACAGCAGCTGGCTGGCTAAGCAGCAAAACCATAGGAGCAGTTTGAGCAAGAGCACCAGTTTTGTTGCTAGCAGCGGTGACAGCGCGCATTCTGCTAGCCGGTCCAGAAGTCTCAATGAGCAGCAGGGTCCCTCTAACGACAGTAGCTCAGGCCAGCCCTCACGCCATGCCAGCAGacgccactctcaccatcatcacgAGCAGCAGCCGCACCAGCCTCCACCATCACTGATCGACAGCCAGTACAAGCACTCGTCGGCCTCCTCGTCATCCGCGGGAGCCGGTGCAAACAATGGGCACTTGTTCCGTTCTCTGGAGGACTCGAGCCACCCCCACCACTAG